A genome region from Oncorhynchus masou masou isolate Uvic2021 chromosome 14, UVic_Omas_1.1, whole genome shotgun sequence includes the following:
- the LOC135554501 gene encoding transmembrane protein 238-like, whose amino-acid sequence MEPTYRGLGRCSCAFWLAVSFDIFGLLVLLIGVFADIFFYDFLIYAGAIIIFLSLVWWVFWYTGNIEVPPEELEDDVGLLKKERGIAGAVRRLSSRLSNSVRNSLRRNGGPPRGVARRAGTGLSTTHMRDAQQQPKPPPVVLTMVPLDEDMHTVSASVDTGIPVPNTATETSAI is encoded by the coding sequence ATGGAGCCGACGTACCGCGGTCTAGGGCGCTGTTCCTGCGCCTTTTGGTTGGCAGTGTCCTTCGACATATTCGGGCTGCTTGTTCTTTTGATCGGTGTTTTTGCGGACATATTCTTCTATGACTTTTTAATCTACGCCGGGGCCATCATCATCTTCCTCAGCCTCGTCTGGTGGGTGTTCTGGTACACGGGCAACATCGAGGTCCCCCCGGAGGAGCTGGAGGATGACGTAGGGCTCTTGAAGAAGGAGCGGGGCATCGCAGGTGCGGTGAGGCGGTTATCCAGCCGTCTCTCCAACAGTGTCAGGAACTCTCTGCGGCGGAATGGAGGCCCCCCCCGCGGGGTCGCGAGAAGGGCAGGGACCGGGCTGTCTACGACTCACATGAGGGATGCCCAACAGCAACCGAAGCCCCCGCCTGTCGTATTGACGATGGTGCCGCTTGATGAGGACATGCACACGGTGTCTGCATCCGTGGACACAGGCATACCTGTCCCGAACACAGCTACAGAGACCTCGGCCATATGA